A DNA window from Labrus mixtus chromosome 4, fLabMix1.1, whole genome shotgun sequence contains the following coding sequences:
- the bmal2 gene encoding aryl hydrocarbon receptor nuclear translocator-like protein 2 isoform X1, whose protein sequence is MSGGKAPTGGGDREGERPPDVPVEGNQCSSSSLPSLMNMEMPRKRKGSIDQDSKSASIPEDMEDDPNGSDEEDQHAKMKCLREPHSQIEKRRRDKMNHLIDKLSAMIPTCNPLSRKLDKLTVLRMAVQHLKSLKGSGASFFEANYKPSFLPEEELKHLVLKAADGFLFVVGCDRGKIVFVSESVTKILNYSRVELIGQSLFDYIHPKDIGKVKEQLSASELYPRERLIDAKTGLQVQADLPVGAARLSTGARRSFFCRMKYNKILAKAVEKEFQSSSSKKKETQKYCTVHCTGYMRSWPTSQLGADEGGEADKQDSSHFSCLVAVGRVHSHSAPQVNGEVRVKPTEFTTRFAMDGKFTYVDQRATTILGYLPQELLGTSCYEYFHQDDLLHLADRHRKVLRSKEKIETNCYKFKTKHGSFVTLQSHWFSFVNPWTKEVEYIVSTNTVISHDPSRSSQSGNKWEQSSNSKTSEDDKKSLPIIPGVSSAPGAMIYAGSIGTQIANELLDFNRMNSSPSSGNVSPFSLSSDKCPQSHNQTSNNVPNGEVTDMEVPGKSSSEEEQQGAAFSGGDTLMGENSQMDLDSMVGPGLSSLSNDEAAMAVIMRLLETDTNLNEAVDFEEMHWSL, encoded by the exons ATGTCGGGAGGGAAGGCTCCGACAGGCGGCGGTGaccgagagggagagagacctCCAG atGTACCGGTGGAGGGAAACCAGTGCAGTTCTTCGTCTTTGCCCAGCCTGATGAACATGGAGATGCCCCGGAAGCGCAAGGGCAGCATCGACCA GGATTCAAAATCTGCTTCCATCCCTGAAGACATGGAGGACGACCCAAATGG GTCAGATGAGGAGGACCAACATGCCAAAATGAAATGCCTCAG GGAACCACACAGCCAAATTGAGAAGAGAAGACGGGACAAAATGAACCATCTCATTGACAAACTGTCGGCCATGATACCTACTTGTAACCCCTTGTCAAGGAAGCTGGACAAACTCACTGTGCTCAGAATGGCTGTGCAGCACCTCAAATCTCTCAAAG GTTCAGGAGCatctttttttgaagccaactACAAACCATCATTCCTTCCTGAAGAGGAGCTCAAACACCTTGTCCTCAAG GCTGCAGATGGGTTCCTCTTTGTAGTGGGCTGTGATCGTGGGAAAATAGTTTTTGTCTCAGAGTCCGTCACGAAGATTTTAAATTATAGTCGG GTAGAGCTGATTGGACAGAGCCTGTTTGATTACATACACCCAAAGGACATTGGAAAAGTGAAGGAGCAGCTGTCCGCTTCCGAGTTATACCCCCGTGAACGACTAATAGACGCTAAAA CTGGTCTGCAGGTACAGGCTGACCTTCCTGTCGGAGCGGCGCGGCTGTCTACGGGGGCACGCCGATCGTTCTTCTGCCGCATGAAGTACAACAAGATTTTAGCCAAAGCGGTGGAGAAAGAATTCCAATCCAGCTCATCCAAAAAGAAAG AGACACAGAAGTACTGCACTGTCCACTGCACAGGCTACATGCGCAGCTGGCCCACCAGCCAGCTGGGAGCAGACGAGGGGGGGGAGGCAGATAAGCAGGACAGCTCCCACTTCAGCTGCCTGGTGGCGGTGGGGCGCGTCCACTCCCACTCAGCCCCCCAGGTGAACGGAGAAGTGCGAGTTAAACCCACAGAGTTCACTACACGTTTTGCCATGGACGGAAAATTCACCTATGTTGATCAAAG GGCGACAACCATTCTTGGTTATCTTCCCCAAGAATTACTTGGGACTTCATGCTATGAGTACTTCCATCAAGATGACTTATTGCATTTAGCTGACAGGCATAGAAAAG TGCTACGAAGTAAAGAGAAAATAGAGACAAACTGCTACAAGTTCAAAACGAAACATGGCTCCTTCGTCACGCTGCAGAGTCACTGGTTTAGTTTTGTAAATCCCTGGACCAAAGAAGTAGAATACATAGTGTCAACTAACACGGTTATATC gcACGATCCCAGTCGAAGCAGTCAGTCAGGAAACAAGTGGGAACAGTCGAGCAATTCTAAGACTTCTGAAG acGACAAGAAGTCCCTTCCAATCATACCAGGCGTCTCCTCTGCACCTGGAGCGATGATCTATGCTGGAAGCATCGGGACCCAGATTGCTAATGAGCTACTGGATTTCAACAG GATGAACTCGTCGCCCTCCAGTGGTAATGTCAGCCCGTTCAGTTTATCATCAGACAAATGTCCACAAAGTCACAATCAAACCAGCAACAAT GTGCCAAATGGAGAGGTGACAGACATGGAGGTGCCAGGAAAGTCCAGCTCAGAAGAAGAGCAACAGGGAGCTGCGTTCTCAGGAGGAGACACACTCATGG GGGAGAATTCCCAGATGGACTTGGACAGCATGGTTGGACCAGGCCTGAGCAGTCTCAGCAATGATGAAGCAGCCATGGCAGTTATCATGCGCCTCTTGGAGACGGACACAAACTTGAACGAGGCTGTGGATTTTGAAGAGATGCACTGGTCTCTatag
- the si:ch211-245j22.3 gene encoding guanylyl cyclase inhibitory protein, which yields MGQAATLPCRKGESYVTELYEWFRKFIIECPSGLITLHEFQRHFCDGTVGSESAEYAEQLFRTLDNNGDGMVDFREYVMAISMLIEGSAVEKLQWSFKLYDKDGDGAITREEMLDIMQAVYKMSVAAALTEPNPMTAEECTNRIFMRLDKDNNAIISLDEFIEGALDDDWIREMLECDPSTVKVERPLRMDTALGTHG from the exons ATGGGTCAAGCTGCTACATTACCTTGTAGGAAAGGCGAGTCTTACGTTACAGAGCTGTACGAATGGTTCAG aAAGTTTATTATTGAATGTCCAAGTGGGCTGATCACTCTGCATGAGTTTCAAAGGCATTTCTGCGATGGCACTGTCGGCAGTGAGTCAGCTGAGTATGCAGAGCAGTTATTTCGCACACTGGACAATAATGGG GACGGGATGGTTGATTTCAGAGAGTATGTCATGGCCATCAGCATGCTTATCGAAGGTTCAGCTGTGGAAAAGCTTCAATGGTCATTTAAGCTCTATGACAAAGACGGGGACGGCGCCATTACAAGAGAGGAAATGCTGGACATCATGCAG GCTGTTTATAAGATGAGTGTCGCAGCAGCATTAACTGAACCCAACCCGATGACCGCTGAAGAATGTACCAACAGGATATTTATGCGACTAGATAAAGACAATAAtg CCATTATCAGTCTGGACGAGTTCATAGAGGGAGCGCTGGATGATGATTGGATCAGGGAGATGCTGGAATGTGACCCCAGCACCGTGAAGGTTGAGAGGCCTCTGAGGATGGACACAGCTTTGGGGACCCATGGTTGA
- the bmal2 gene encoding aryl hydrocarbon receptor nuclear translocator-like protein 2 isoform X2, with protein MNMEMPRKRKGSIDQDSKSASIPEDMEDDPNGSDEEDQHAKMKCLREPHSQIEKRRRDKMNHLIDKLSAMIPTCNPLSRKLDKLTVLRMAVQHLKSLKGSGASFFEANYKPSFLPEEELKHLVLKAADGFLFVVGCDRGKIVFVSESVTKILNYSRVELIGQSLFDYIHPKDIGKVKEQLSASELYPRERLIDAKTGLQVQADLPVGAARLSTGARRSFFCRMKYNKILAKAVEKEFQSSSSKKKETQKYCTVHCTGYMRSWPTSQLGADEGGEADKQDSSHFSCLVAVGRVHSHSAPQVNGEVRVKPTEFTTRFAMDGKFTYVDQRATTILGYLPQELLGTSCYEYFHQDDLLHLADRHRKVLRSKEKIETNCYKFKTKHGSFVTLQSHWFSFVNPWTKEVEYIVSTNTVISHDPSRSSQSGNKWEQSSNSKTSEDDKKSLPIIPGVSSAPGAMIYAGSIGTQIANELLDFNRMNSSPSSGNVSPFSLSSDKCPQSHNQTSNNVPNGEVTDMEVPGKSSSEEEQQGAAFSGGDTLMGENSQMDLDSMVGPGLSSLSNDEAAMAVIMRLLETDTNLNEAVDFEEMHWSL; from the exons ATGAACATGGAGATGCCCCGGAAGCGCAAGGGCAGCATCGACCA GGATTCAAAATCTGCTTCCATCCCTGAAGACATGGAGGACGACCCAAATGG GTCAGATGAGGAGGACCAACATGCCAAAATGAAATGCCTCAG GGAACCACACAGCCAAATTGAGAAGAGAAGACGGGACAAAATGAACCATCTCATTGACAAACTGTCGGCCATGATACCTACTTGTAACCCCTTGTCAAGGAAGCTGGACAAACTCACTGTGCTCAGAATGGCTGTGCAGCACCTCAAATCTCTCAAAG GTTCAGGAGCatctttttttgaagccaactACAAACCATCATTCCTTCCTGAAGAGGAGCTCAAACACCTTGTCCTCAAG GCTGCAGATGGGTTCCTCTTTGTAGTGGGCTGTGATCGTGGGAAAATAGTTTTTGTCTCAGAGTCCGTCACGAAGATTTTAAATTATAGTCGG GTAGAGCTGATTGGACAGAGCCTGTTTGATTACATACACCCAAAGGACATTGGAAAAGTGAAGGAGCAGCTGTCCGCTTCCGAGTTATACCCCCGTGAACGACTAATAGACGCTAAAA CTGGTCTGCAGGTACAGGCTGACCTTCCTGTCGGAGCGGCGCGGCTGTCTACGGGGGCACGCCGATCGTTCTTCTGCCGCATGAAGTACAACAAGATTTTAGCCAAAGCGGTGGAGAAAGAATTCCAATCCAGCTCATCCAAAAAGAAAG AGACACAGAAGTACTGCACTGTCCACTGCACAGGCTACATGCGCAGCTGGCCCACCAGCCAGCTGGGAGCAGACGAGGGGGGGGAGGCAGATAAGCAGGACAGCTCCCACTTCAGCTGCCTGGTGGCGGTGGGGCGCGTCCACTCCCACTCAGCCCCCCAGGTGAACGGAGAAGTGCGAGTTAAACCCACAGAGTTCACTACACGTTTTGCCATGGACGGAAAATTCACCTATGTTGATCAAAG GGCGACAACCATTCTTGGTTATCTTCCCCAAGAATTACTTGGGACTTCATGCTATGAGTACTTCCATCAAGATGACTTATTGCATTTAGCTGACAGGCATAGAAAAG TGCTACGAAGTAAAGAGAAAATAGAGACAAACTGCTACAAGTTCAAAACGAAACATGGCTCCTTCGTCACGCTGCAGAGTCACTGGTTTAGTTTTGTAAATCCCTGGACCAAAGAAGTAGAATACATAGTGTCAACTAACACGGTTATATC gcACGATCCCAGTCGAAGCAGTCAGTCAGGAAACAAGTGGGAACAGTCGAGCAATTCTAAGACTTCTGAAG acGACAAGAAGTCCCTTCCAATCATACCAGGCGTCTCCTCTGCACCTGGAGCGATGATCTATGCTGGAAGCATCGGGACCCAGATTGCTAATGAGCTACTGGATTTCAACAG GATGAACTCGTCGCCCTCCAGTGGTAATGTCAGCCCGTTCAGTTTATCATCAGACAAATGTCCACAAAGTCACAATCAAACCAGCAACAAT GTGCCAAATGGAGAGGTGACAGACATGGAGGTGCCAGGAAAGTCCAGCTCAGAAGAAGAGCAACAGGGAGCTGCGTTCTCAGGAGGAGACACACTCATGG GGGAGAATTCCCAGATGGACTTGGACAGCATGGTTGGACCAGGCCTGAGCAGTCTCAGCAATGATGAAGCAGCCATGGCAGTTATCATGCGCCTCTTGGAGACGGACACAAACTTGAACGAGGCTGTGGATTTTGAAGAGATGCACTGGTCTCTatag